A stretch of DNA from Amphiprion ocellaris isolate individual 3 ecotype Okinawa chromosome 18, ASM2253959v1, whole genome shotgun sequence:
CAGACCCCCCAAGACCCCCCCAGACACCCCTCAGACCCCCCTAGACCCTCTAAAACTCCCCCAAACCCCTAAAACCCCTTTAAAGTCTGAAacagtttttctgctttattgtcCAGTTTTTTCTGGTTGTctagtctccagtgtgtctcctCTCAGCCGCTGCAGGAACACTTGCACTCGGACACCACCGGGTACTGCACCGGGATCCAGGCGCACCGGAGGCCGGTCTTCCTGACGCAGCGCCACCGGAGGATGGTGAAGCTGGAGGCCTTGGCCGGTCTGCACAGCATCCCCTCCGGTACCGAGCAGGACCGCCGGCTGTAGCAGCTGCCCACCTTCACGTACCGGGGCCAGAAGCGGCTCCCCAGGTCGGTCCAGGTCCGGAGCACCGGGCAGAGTCCGTAGGACCAGAGCCACAGCTGCATCCGCCGCCGCTGCTTCCTGCCGAGCGGCGCCGAGAAGTCCAGAGTCCGGATCTGTCTGGGCATGGAGCCGCTCAGCTGCAGCCGCTCCGCCTCGTCCCGGTCCTCTCCGGGGCTCCGGTCCTCCGGGGCGGACACCGACATGAACC
This window harbors:
- the nog3 gene encoding noggin-3 → METCCLLLVLVLVLGSGVQQTRSQHYYLLRPVPGGSLPVELLREDPDPLLDPEEKDLNETELRGALGGHFDPRFMSVSAPEDRSPGEDRDEAERLQLSGSMPRQIRTLDFSAPLGRKQRRRMQLWLWSYGLCPVLRTWTDLGSRFWPRYVKVGSCYSRRSCSVPEGMLCRPAKASSFTILRWRCVRKTGLRCAWIPVQYPVVSECKCSCSG